A stretch of Mus caroli chromosome 5, CAROLI_EIJ_v1.1, whole genome shotgun sequence DNA encodes these proteins:
- the Stard13 gene encoding stAR-related lipid transfer protein 13 isoform X6 produces the protein MSSPRRAVYAPLRRSLSEQLRDSSARAWDLLWRNVRERRLAEIEAKEACDWLRAAGFPQYAQLYEDSQFPINIAAVKKDHDFLERDLVEPLCRRLNTLNKCASMRLDVNFQRKKREVLRAHTKEIRAKTQTWKLICKTVPCWKLIGKTVPCWVFVMIKGDDSDEEDLCISNKWTFQRTSRRWSRVDDLHTLFPVADRNGSPGGPRMRNTASSESVLTDLSEPEVCSIHSESSGGSDSRSQSGHHPADSTHALEATLGSSSLPQSTREGLSQSFHPKNEKPTRTRAKSFLKRMDTLRVKGALGRYKGPGRTGGLVISRPVLQQEPESFKTMQCVQIPNGNLQTSPPAACRKGLPCSSKSSGESSPLENSSTVSTPCMKERKCHHEANKRGGMYLEDLDVLAGTALPDTSDQNHVHGFHSQENLVVHIPKDHKPGTFPKALSIESLSPTDNSNGVNWRTGSISLGRQQGPGMREPRLMSSCHRASRVSIYDNVPSSHLYASTGDLLDLEKDGLLPQLDDILQHVNGIQEVVDDWSKNILPELQSHGTLAGDPGLSPFPSPNQVTLDFEGNSVSEGRTTPSDVERDRTSLNESEATGVRERRDSGVGASLTRPNRRLRWSSFQLSHQPQPSPATPHISSQTAAQLNLLQRFSLLRLTAIMEKYSMSNKHGWTCLSAQSTPGALHDLVSVNSRSVPKFMKRIKAPDYRDKAVFGVPLIVHVQRTGQPLPQSIQQALRYLRSNCLDQVGLFRKSGVKSRIHALRQMNENFPDNVSYEDQSAYDVADMVKQFFRDLPEPLFTNKLSETFLHIYQYVPKEQRLQAVQAAILLLADENREALQTLLCFLHDVVNLVDENQMTPMNLAVCLAPSLFHLNLLKKESSPRVIQKKYATGKPDQKDLNENLAAAQGLAHMITECNRLFEVPQEMVAQSRDSYLEAEIHVPSLEDLGAQLAENGATFYTYLEHLIQGLQKEAKEKFKGWVTCSSPDNTDLAFKKVGDGHPLKLWKASVEVEAPPSVVLKRVLRERHLWDEDFVQWKVVENLDKQTDIYQYVLNSMVPHPSRDFLVLRTWKTDLPKGMCTLVSLSVEYKEAQLMGDVRAVVMDSQYLIEPCGSGKSRLTHICRIDLKGHSPEWYSKGFGYLCAAQVARIRNSFQPLIAEGPETKI, from the exons AGAGAAGTGCTGAGGGCCCACACTAAGGAAATCAGAGCGAAGACACAAACCTGGAAATTGATTTGTAAAACAGTTCCATGTTGGAAATTGATTGGGAAAACAGTTCCATGTTGGGTCTTCGTGATGATCAAG GGTGACGACTCAGATGAGGAAGACCTGTGCATCAGCAACAAATGGACTTTCCAGAGAACCAGCCGCAGATGGTCCCGTGTGGATGACCTGCATACGCTTTTCCCCGTGGCAGACAGAAACGGGTCCCCAGGAGGCCCTAGGATGAGAAACACAGCCAGCAGTGAGAGCGTGCTCACGGATCTGAGTGAGCCAGAGGTCTGCTCTATTCACAGCGAAAGCAGCGGGGGCAGCGACAGCCGCAGCCAATCAGGGCATCATCCTGCTGACAGTACGCATGCGCTGGAGGCCACCCTGGGCAGTAGCAGCCTCCCACAGTCTACCCGAGAGGGTCTCAGCCAGTCTTTTCACCCCAAGAATGAGAAACCCACCAGGACCAGGGCCAAGTCCTTTCTGAAACGCATGGATACCCTGAGAGTGAAGGGCGCACTCGGGAGGTATAAGGGGCCAGGGCGGACAGGAGGCCTGGTCATCAGTAGGCCTGTGCTGCAGCAGGAACCGGAGTCCTTTAAAACCATGCAGTGTGTCCAGATACCCAACGGAAATCTGCAGACCTCACCTCCAGCTGCCTGCAGGAAAGGCCTCCCATGCTCCAGTAAGTCAAGTGGTGAGAGCAGCCCCCTGGAGAACAGCAGCACAGTGAGCACTCCGTGCATGAAGGAACGCAAGTGCCACCACGAGGCCAACAAGCGCGGCGGCATGTACCTGGAGGACCTGGATGTGCTGGCAGGGACGGCATTACCAGATACGTCAGACCAAAACCACGTGCATGGGTTTCACTCCCAAGAAAACTTGGTGGTCCACATTCCCAAGGATCACAAACCAGGAACGTTCCCCAAGGCACTTTCTATAGAAAGCCTCTCACCCACAGACAACAGCAATGGGGTTAACTGGAGGACCGGAAGTATCTCTCTGGGTAGGCAACAGGGCCCTGGCATGAGGGAACCCAGACTCATGTCTTCCTGCCACAGGGCCAGCCGTGTCAGTATCTATGACAATGTCCCCAGCTCGCACCTGTATGCCAGCACAGGAGATCTGTTGGACCTAGAGAAAGACGGCCTCCTTCCACAGCTGGATGACATCCTACAGCATGTCAATGGCATACAAGAGGTAGTGGATGACTGGTCAAAAAACATCTTACCTGAACTGCAAAGTCACGGCACATTGGCAGGGGATCCTGGTCTGTCCCCATTCCCATCTCCCAATCAGGTCACTTTAGATTTTGAAGGCAACTCTGTCTCAGAAGGTCGGACAACACCTAGTGATGTGGAAAGGGACAGGACTTCTCTGAATGAATCGGAGGCCACTGGGGTCAGAGAAAGAAGGGATTCTGGTGTGGGGGCCTCTCTGACCAGACCAAACAG ACGACTAAGGTGGAGCAGCTTCCAGCTCTCACACCAGCCCCAGCCATCTCCAGCCACCCCACACATTAGCAGCCAGACTGCCGCCCAGCTGAACCTGCTCCAGCGCTTCTCCCTGCTTCGTCTTACGGCCATCATGGAGAAGTACTCTATGTCCAACAAGCACGGCTGGACCTG CCTGTCTGCACAGAGCACCCCAGGGGCCTTGCATGACCTGGTTTCTGTGAATTCCAGGTCCGTTCCAAAGTTCATGAAGAGGATCAAAGCTCCTGACTACCGAGACAAGGCTGTCTTCGGTGTTCCACTCATAGTCCACGTTCAGAGAACAGGACAGCCCCTGCCTCAGAGCATCCAACAAGCACTGAGGTATCTACGTAGCAACTGTCTGGATCAG GTGGGTCTTTTCCGCAAGTCAGGAGTGAAGTCTCGAATCCATGCCCTCCGTCAGATGAATGAGAACTTCCCTGACAATGTGAGCTATGAAGACCAGTCTGCATATGACGTGGCAGATATGGTGAAGCAGTTCTTCCGGGACCTCCCTGAGCCCCTGTTCACCAACAAGCTCAGCGAGACCTTCCTCCACATCTATCAGT ATGTCCCCAAAGAGCAGCGGCTGCAGGCCGTGCAGGCGGCCATCCTGCTGCTGGCTGACGAGAACCGGGAGGCCCTGCAGACTCTCCTGTGCTTCCTGCATGACGTAGTAAACTTGGTGGACGAGAATCAGATGACGCCCATGAATCTGGCCGTGTGCCTGGCCCCCTCCCTCTTTCACCTAAACttactgaagaaagaaagctcCCCAAG AGTCATCCAGAAGAAGTACGCCACTGGGAAGCCAGATCAGAAGGACCTCAATGAAAATCTAGCTGCAGCTCAGGGGCTGGCCCACATGATCACGGAATGCAACCGACTCTTTGAG GTTCCACAGGAGATGGTGGCCCAGTCTCGGGACTCCTACTTAGAGGCTGAAATCCATGTCCCCAGCCTGGAAGACTTGGGAGCACAGCTGGCGGAGAATGGGGCAACTTTTTACACGTACCTGGAGCATCTCATCCAAGGCCTCCAGAAAGAGGCTAAGGAGAAATTCAAGGGATGGGTCACATGTTCCAGCCCTGACAACACAGACCTTGCTTTCAAAAAG GTGGGCGATGGGCACCCGCTGAAGCTGTGGAAAGCATCTGTGGAGGTGGAGGCACCACCCTCCGTGGTGTTGAAGCGTGTGCTGAGAGAACGTCACCTGTGGGATGAGGACTTTGTGCAGTGGAAGGTGGTGGAAAATTTGGACAAACAAACGGACATCTACCAGTACGTGCTAAACAGCATGGTTCCACATCCCTCCAGAGACTTCCTGGTGCTCAG GACCTGGAAGACTGATCTGCCCAAAGGAATGTGCACCCTGGTGTCCCTGTCTGTGGAGTACAAAGAAGCCCAGCTCATGGGTGACGTGAGGGCGGTGGTGATGGATTCTCAGTACCTGATAGAACCCTGCGGTTCTGGCAAGTCCAGGCTGACGCACATCTGCAGAATAGACCTGAA GGGCCACTCCCCAGAATGGTACAGCAAAGGCTTTGGATACCTCTGTGCCGCACAAGTTGCCAGAATTAGGAACTCTTTCCAGCCTCTCATTGCTGAGGGTCCAGAAACAAAAATCTAA
- the Stard13 gene encoding stAR-related lipid transfer protein 13 isoform X7: protein MQCVHPPVRAHQPLMGGDDRTVSCALPLLRHKKIEAKEACDWLRAAGFPQYAQLYEDSQFPINIAAVKKDHDFLERDLVEPLCRRLNTLNKCASMRLDVNFQRKKREVLRAHTKEIRAKTQTWKLICKTVPCWKLIGKTVPCWVFVMIKGDDSDEEDLCISNKWTFQRTSRRWSRVDDLHTLFPVADRNGSPGGPRMRNTASSESVLTDLSEPEVCSIHSESSGGSDSRSQSGHHPADSTHALEATLGSSSLPQSTREGLSQSFHPKNEKPTRTRAKSFLKRMDTLRVKGALGRYKGPGRTGGLVISRPVLQQEPESFKTMQCVQIPNGNLQTSPPAACRKGLPCSSKSSGESSPLENSSTVSTPCMKERKCHHEANKRGGMYLEDLDVLAGTALPDTSDQNHVHGFHSQENLVVHIPKDHKPGTFPKALSIESLSPTDNSNGVNWRTGSISLGRQQGPGMREPRLMSSCHRASRVSIYDNVPSSHLYASTGDLLDLEKDGLLPQLDDILQHVNGIQEVVDDWSKNILPELQSHGTLAGDPGLSPFPSPNQVTLDFEGNSVSEGRTTPSDVERDRTSLNESEATGVRERRDSGVGASLTRPNRRLRWSSFQLSHQPQPSPATPHISSQTAAQLNLLQRFSLLRLTAIMEKYSMSNKHGWTCLSAQSTPGALHDLVSVNSRSVPKFMKRIKAPDYRDKAVFGVPLIVHVQRTGQPLPQSIQQALRYLRSNCLDQVGLFRKSGVKSRIHALRQMNENFPDNVSYEDQSAYDVADMVKQFFRDLPEPLFTNKLSETFLHIYQYVPKEQRLQAVQAAILLLADENREALQTLLCFLHDVVNLVDENQMTPMNLAVCLAPSLFHLNLLKKESSPRVIQKKYATGKPDQKDLNENLAAAQGLAHMITECNRLFEVPQEMVAQSRDSYLEAEIHVPSLEDLGAQLAENGATFYTYLEHLIQGLQKEAKEKFKGWVTCSSPDNTDLAFKKVGDGHPLKLWKASVEVEAPPSVVLKRVLRERHLWDEDFVQWKVVENLDKQTDIYQYVLNSMVPHPSRDFLVLRTWKTDLPKGMCTLVSLSVEYKEAQLMGDVRAVVMDSQYLIEPCGSGKSRLTHICRIDLKGHSPEWYSKGFGYLCAAQVARIRNSFQPLIAEGPETKI, encoded by the exons AGAGAAGTGCTGAGGGCCCACACTAAGGAAATCAGAGCGAAGACACAAACCTGGAAATTGATTTGTAAAACAGTTCCATGTTGGAAATTGATTGGGAAAACAGTTCCATGTTGGGTCTTCGTGATGATCAAG GGTGACGACTCAGATGAGGAAGACCTGTGCATCAGCAACAAATGGACTTTCCAGAGAACCAGCCGCAGATGGTCCCGTGTGGATGACCTGCATACGCTTTTCCCCGTGGCAGACAGAAACGGGTCCCCAGGAGGCCCTAGGATGAGAAACACAGCCAGCAGTGAGAGCGTGCTCACGGATCTGAGTGAGCCAGAGGTCTGCTCTATTCACAGCGAAAGCAGCGGGGGCAGCGACAGCCGCAGCCAATCAGGGCATCATCCTGCTGACAGTACGCATGCGCTGGAGGCCACCCTGGGCAGTAGCAGCCTCCCACAGTCTACCCGAGAGGGTCTCAGCCAGTCTTTTCACCCCAAGAATGAGAAACCCACCAGGACCAGGGCCAAGTCCTTTCTGAAACGCATGGATACCCTGAGAGTGAAGGGCGCACTCGGGAGGTATAAGGGGCCAGGGCGGACAGGAGGCCTGGTCATCAGTAGGCCTGTGCTGCAGCAGGAACCGGAGTCCTTTAAAACCATGCAGTGTGTCCAGATACCCAACGGAAATCTGCAGACCTCACCTCCAGCTGCCTGCAGGAAAGGCCTCCCATGCTCCAGTAAGTCAAGTGGTGAGAGCAGCCCCCTGGAGAACAGCAGCACAGTGAGCACTCCGTGCATGAAGGAACGCAAGTGCCACCACGAGGCCAACAAGCGCGGCGGCATGTACCTGGAGGACCTGGATGTGCTGGCAGGGACGGCATTACCAGATACGTCAGACCAAAACCACGTGCATGGGTTTCACTCCCAAGAAAACTTGGTGGTCCACATTCCCAAGGATCACAAACCAGGAACGTTCCCCAAGGCACTTTCTATAGAAAGCCTCTCACCCACAGACAACAGCAATGGGGTTAACTGGAGGACCGGAAGTATCTCTCTGGGTAGGCAACAGGGCCCTGGCATGAGGGAACCCAGACTCATGTCTTCCTGCCACAGGGCCAGCCGTGTCAGTATCTATGACAATGTCCCCAGCTCGCACCTGTATGCCAGCACAGGAGATCTGTTGGACCTAGAGAAAGACGGCCTCCTTCCACAGCTGGATGACATCCTACAGCATGTCAATGGCATACAAGAGGTAGTGGATGACTGGTCAAAAAACATCTTACCTGAACTGCAAAGTCACGGCACATTGGCAGGGGATCCTGGTCTGTCCCCATTCCCATCTCCCAATCAGGTCACTTTAGATTTTGAAGGCAACTCTGTCTCAGAAGGTCGGACAACACCTAGTGATGTGGAAAGGGACAGGACTTCTCTGAATGAATCGGAGGCCACTGGGGTCAGAGAAAGAAGGGATTCTGGTGTGGGGGCCTCTCTGACCAGACCAAACAG ACGACTAAGGTGGAGCAGCTTCCAGCTCTCACACCAGCCCCAGCCATCTCCAGCCACCCCACACATTAGCAGCCAGACTGCCGCCCAGCTGAACCTGCTCCAGCGCTTCTCCCTGCTTCGTCTTACGGCCATCATGGAGAAGTACTCTATGTCCAACAAGCACGGCTGGACCTG CCTGTCTGCACAGAGCACCCCAGGGGCCTTGCATGACCTGGTTTCTGTGAATTCCAGGTCCGTTCCAAAGTTCATGAAGAGGATCAAAGCTCCTGACTACCGAGACAAGGCTGTCTTCGGTGTTCCACTCATAGTCCACGTTCAGAGAACAGGACAGCCCCTGCCTCAGAGCATCCAACAAGCACTGAGGTATCTACGTAGCAACTGTCTGGATCAG GTGGGTCTTTTCCGCAAGTCAGGAGTGAAGTCTCGAATCCATGCCCTCCGTCAGATGAATGAGAACTTCCCTGACAATGTGAGCTATGAAGACCAGTCTGCATATGACGTGGCAGATATGGTGAAGCAGTTCTTCCGGGACCTCCCTGAGCCCCTGTTCACCAACAAGCTCAGCGAGACCTTCCTCCACATCTATCAGT ATGTCCCCAAAGAGCAGCGGCTGCAGGCCGTGCAGGCGGCCATCCTGCTGCTGGCTGACGAGAACCGGGAGGCCCTGCAGACTCTCCTGTGCTTCCTGCATGACGTAGTAAACTTGGTGGACGAGAATCAGATGACGCCCATGAATCTGGCCGTGTGCCTGGCCCCCTCCCTCTTTCACCTAAACttactgaagaaagaaagctcCCCAAG AGTCATCCAGAAGAAGTACGCCACTGGGAAGCCAGATCAGAAGGACCTCAATGAAAATCTAGCTGCAGCTCAGGGGCTGGCCCACATGATCACGGAATGCAACCGACTCTTTGAG GTTCCACAGGAGATGGTGGCCCAGTCTCGGGACTCCTACTTAGAGGCTGAAATCCATGTCCCCAGCCTGGAAGACTTGGGAGCACAGCTGGCGGAGAATGGGGCAACTTTTTACACGTACCTGGAGCATCTCATCCAAGGCCTCCAGAAAGAGGCTAAGGAGAAATTCAAGGGATGGGTCACATGTTCCAGCCCTGACAACACAGACCTTGCTTTCAAAAAG GTGGGCGATGGGCACCCGCTGAAGCTGTGGAAAGCATCTGTGGAGGTGGAGGCACCACCCTCCGTGGTGTTGAAGCGTGTGCTGAGAGAACGTCACCTGTGGGATGAGGACTTTGTGCAGTGGAAGGTGGTGGAAAATTTGGACAAACAAACGGACATCTACCAGTACGTGCTAAACAGCATGGTTCCACATCCCTCCAGAGACTTCCTGGTGCTCAG GACCTGGAAGACTGATCTGCCCAAAGGAATGTGCACCCTGGTGTCCCTGTCTGTGGAGTACAAAGAAGCCCAGCTCATGGGTGACGTGAGGGCGGTGGTGATGGATTCTCAGTACCTGATAGAACCCTGCGGTTCTGGCAAGTCCAGGCTGACGCACATCTGCAGAATAGACCTGAA GGGCCACTCCCCAGAATGGTACAGCAAAGGCTTTGGATACCTCTGTGCCGCACAAGTTGCCAGAATTAGGAACTCTTTCCAGCCTCTCATTGCTGAGGGTCCAGAAACAAAAATCTAA
- the Stard13 gene encoding stAR-related lipid transfer protein 13 isoform X11, with protein sequence MRLDVNFQRKKREVLRAHTKEIRAKTQTWKLICKTVPCWKLIGKTVPCWVFVMIKGDDSDEEDLCISNKWTFQRTSRRWSRVDDLHTLFPVADRNGSPGGPRMRNTASSESVLTDLSEPEVCSIHSESSGGSDSRSQSGHHPADSTHALEATLGSSSLPQSTREGLSQSFHPKNEKPTRTRAKSFLKRMDTLRVKGALGRYKGPGRTGGLVISRPVLQQEPESFKTMQCVQIPNGNLQTSPPAACRKGLPCSSKSSGESSPLENSSTVSTPCMKERKCHHEANKRGGMYLEDLDVLAGTALPDTSDQNHVHGFHSQENLVVHIPKDHKPGTFPKALSIESLSPTDNSNGVNWRTGSISLGRQQGPGMREPRLMSSCHRASRVSIYDNVPSSHLYASTGDLLDLEKDGLLPQLDDILQHVNGIQEVVDDWSKNILPELQSHGTLAGDPGLSPFPSPNQVTLDFEGNSVSEGRTTPSDVERDRTSLNESEATGVRERRDSGVGASLTRPNRRLRWSSFQLSHQPQPSPATPHISSQTAAQLNLLQRFSLLRLTAIMEKYSMSNKHGWTCLSAQSTPGALHDLVSVNSRSVPKFMKRIKAPDYRDKAVFGVPLIVHVQRTGQPLPQSIQQALRYLRSNCLDQVGLFRKSGVKSRIHALRQMNENFPDNVSYEDQSAYDVADMVKQFFRDLPEPLFTNKLSETFLHIYQYVPKEQRLQAVQAAILLLADENREALQTLLCFLHDVVNLVDENQMTPMNLAVCLAPSLFHLNLLKKESSPRVIQKKYATGKPDQKDLNENLAAAQGLAHMITECNRLFEVPQEMVAQSRDSYLEAEIHVPSLEDLGAQLAENGATFYTYLEHLIQGLQKEAKEKFKGWVTCSSPDNTDLAFKKVGDGHPLKLWKASVEVEAPPSVVLKRVLRERHLWDEDFVQWKVVENLDKQTDIYQYVLNSMVPHPSRDFLVLRTWKTDLPKGMCTLVSLSVEYKEAQLMGDVRAVVMDSQYLIEPCGSGKSRLTHICRIDLKGHSPEWYSKGFGYLCAAQVARIRNSFQPLIAEGPETKI encoded by the exons AGAGAAGTGCTGAGGGCCCACACTAAGGAAATCAGAGCGAAGACACAAACCTGGAAATTGATTTGTAAAACAGTTCCATGTTGGAAATTGATTGGGAAAACAGTTCCATGTTGGGTCTTCGTGATGATCAAG GGTGACGACTCAGATGAGGAAGACCTGTGCATCAGCAACAAATGGACTTTCCAGAGAACCAGCCGCAGATGGTCCCGTGTGGATGACCTGCATACGCTTTTCCCCGTGGCAGACAGAAACGGGTCCCCAGGAGGCCCTAGGATGAGAAACACAGCCAGCAGTGAGAGCGTGCTCACGGATCTGAGTGAGCCAGAGGTCTGCTCTATTCACAGCGAAAGCAGCGGGGGCAGCGACAGCCGCAGCCAATCAGGGCATCATCCTGCTGACAGTACGCATGCGCTGGAGGCCACCCTGGGCAGTAGCAGCCTCCCACAGTCTACCCGAGAGGGTCTCAGCCAGTCTTTTCACCCCAAGAATGAGAAACCCACCAGGACCAGGGCCAAGTCCTTTCTGAAACGCATGGATACCCTGAGAGTGAAGGGCGCACTCGGGAGGTATAAGGGGCCAGGGCGGACAGGAGGCCTGGTCATCAGTAGGCCTGTGCTGCAGCAGGAACCGGAGTCCTTTAAAACCATGCAGTGTGTCCAGATACCCAACGGAAATCTGCAGACCTCACCTCCAGCTGCCTGCAGGAAAGGCCTCCCATGCTCCAGTAAGTCAAGTGGTGAGAGCAGCCCCCTGGAGAACAGCAGCACAGTGAGCACTCCGTGCATGAAGGAACGCAAGTGCCACCACGAGGCCAACAAGCGCGGCGGCATGTACCTGGAGGACCTGGATGTGCTGGCAGGGACGGCATTACCAGATACGTCAGACCAAAACCACGTGCATGGGTTTCACTCCCAAGAAAACTTGGTGGTCCACATTCCCAAGGATCACAAACCAGGAACGTTCCCCAAGGCACTTTCTATAGAAAGCCTCTCACCCACAGACAACAGCAATGGGGTTAACTGGAGGACCGGAAGTATCTCTCTGGGTAGGCAACAGGGCCCTGGCATGAGGGAACCCAGACTCATGTCTTCCTGCCACAGGGCCAGCCGTGTCAGTATCTATGACAATGTCCCCAGCTCGCACCTGTATGCCAGCACAGGAGATCTGTTGGACCTAGAGAAAGACGGCCTCCTTCCACAGCTGGATGACATCCTACAGCATGTCAATGGCATACAAGAGGTAGTGGATGACTGGTCAAAAAACATCTTACCTGAACTGCAAAGTCACGGCACATTGGCAGGGGATCCTGGTCTGTCCCCATTCCCATCTCCCAATCAGGTCACTTTAGATTTTGAAGGCAACTCTGTCTCAGAAGGTCGGACAACACCTAGTGATGTGGAAAGGGACAGGACTTCTCTGAATGAATCGGAGGCCACTGGGGTCAGAGAAAGAAGGGATTCTGGTGTGGGGGCCTCTCTGACCAGACCAAACAG ACGACTAAGGTGGAGCAGCTTCCAGCTCTCACACCAGCCCCAGCCATCTCCAGCCACCCCACACATTAGCAGCCAGACTGCCGCCCAGCTGAACCTGCTCCAGCGCTTCTCCCTGCTTCGTCTTACGGCCATCATGGAGAAGTACTCTATGTCCAACAAGCACGGCTGGACCTG CCTGTCTGCACAGAGCACCCCAGGGGCCTTGCATGACCTGGTTTCTGTGAATTCCAGGTCCGTTCCAAAGTTCATGAAGAGGATCAAAGCTCCTGACTACCGAGACAAGGCTGTCTTCGGTGTTCCACTCATAGTCCACGTTCAGAGAACAGGACAGCCCCTGCCTCAGAGCATCCAACAAGCACTGAGGTATCTACGTAGCAACTGTCTGGATCAG GTGGGTCTTTTCCGCAAGTCAGGAGTGAAGTCTCGAATCCATGCCCTCCGTCAGATGAATGAGAACTTCCCTGACAATGTGAGCTATGAAGACCAGTCTGCATATGACGTGGCAGATATGGTGAAGCAGTTCTTCCGGGACCTCCCTGAGCCCCTGTTCACCAACAAGCTCAGCGAGACCTTCCTCCACATCTATCAGT ATGTCCCCAAAGAGCAGCGGCTGCAGGCCGTGCAGGCGGCCATCCTGCTGCTGGCTGACGAGAACCGGGAGGCCCTGCAGACTCTCCTGTGCTTCCTGCATGACGTAGTAAACTTGGTGGACGAGAATCAGATGACGCCCATGAATCTGGCCGTGTGCCTGGCCCCCTCCCTCTTTCACCTAAACttactgaagaaagaaagctcCCCAAG AGTCATCCAGAAGAAGTACGCCACTGGGAAGCCAGATCAGAAGGACCTCAATGAAAATCTAGCTGCAGCTCAGGGGCTGGCCCACATGATCACGGAATGCAACCGACTCTTTGAG GTTCCACAGGAGATGGTGGCCCAGTCTCGGGACTCCTACTTAGAGGCTGAAATCCATGTCCCCAGCCTGGAAGACTTGGGAGCACAGCTGGCGGAGAATGGGGCAACTTTTTACACGTACCTGGAGCATCTCATCCAAGGCCTCCAGAAAGAGGCTAAGGAGAAATTCAAGGGATGGGTCACATGTTCCAGCCCTGACAACACAGACCTTGCTTTCAAAAAG GTGGGCGATGGGCACCCGCTGAAGCTGTGGAAAGCATCTGTGGAGGTGGAGGCACCACCCTCCGTGGTGTTGAAGCGTGTGCTGAGAGAACGTCACCTGTGGGATGAGGACTTTGTGCAGTGGAAGGTGGTGGAAAATTTGGACAAACAAACGGACATCTACCAGTACGTGCTAAACAGCATGGTTCCACATCCCTCCAGAGACTTCCTGGTGCTCAG GACCTGGAAGACTGATCTGCCCAAAGGAATGTGCACCCTGGTGTCCCTGTCTGTGGAGTACAAAGAAGCCCAGCTCATGGGTGACGTGAGGGCGGTGGTGATGGATTCTCAGTACCTGATAGAACCCTGCGGTTCTGGCAAGTCCAGGCTGACGCACATCTGCAGAATAGACCTGAA GGGCCACTCCCCAGAATGGTACAGCAAAGGCTTTGGATACCTCTGTGCCGCACAAGTTGCCAGAATTAGGAACTCTTTCCAGCCTCTCATTGCTGAGGGTCCAGAAACAAAAATCTAA